The following are encoded in a window of Bdellovibrio svalbardensis genomic DNA:
- a CDS encoding UDP-N-acetylmuramoyl-tripeptide--D-alanyl-D-alanine ligase, which yields MRAIDVQTIEKVTGAQIISSKAIDFKGIGTDTRADLSGQLFISLKGEAFDAHSFLDKAAAQGATGLLVHEENEQTRKLAGQVTILKVPDTLKALQQLGTWARRQSHGKIVAITGSNGKTTTKEFTAALIASAKTVHVNKGSFNNHWGVPFTLLQLDPAKEVAVVEMGMNHAGELTELVHIAEPDVVVCTMVGRAHVEFFGTIEKIAEAKEEIYNAASEKTVRIYNLDNEQTHNMYVRGKEKFPHSKIMTFSSEDPKADVHLMISSMNMNEIFIKGMIGGVEGQARVQVFGAQNLTNLMAAAALGLSVGMTPNQVWAGLPECKTNWGRNQLVHLKSGAQMIFDAYNANPDSMKALIDNVKLLSVPGKKVGVFGQMREMGSASANLHQELGERVGAAGFDKVYFIGDDAEAFTQGLKKVGYGKPAMIQKDFTDDAGKDLALTLANGDIAVVKASRGTKLERFVFPCDPLDFSEKS from the coding sequence ATGAGAGCCATCGATGTGCAAACAATTGAAAAAGTAACTGGGGCTCAAATCATCAGCTCTAAAGCTATCGACTTCAAAGGGATCGGCACAGATACTCGTGCGGATCTTTCAGGCCAGTTGTTTATCTCTCTTAAAGGCGAAGCTTTCGATGCTCATAGCTTTCTGGATAAAGCGGCCGCTCAAGGTGCGACGGGATTGTTGGTTCATGAGGAAAATGAACAGACCAGAAAACTTGCTGGTCAAGTTACGATTCTCAAGGTTCCTGACACACTGAAGGCACTTCAGCAATTGGGTACTTGGGCTCGTCGTCAGTCGCACGGCAAGATCGTTGCGATTACGGGTTCCAACGGAAAAACGACGACCAAAGAATTCACTGCCGCGTTGATTGCTTCGGCAAAAACAGTTCATGTGAATAAAGGCAGCTTCAACAATCACTGGGGTGTTCCGTTTACTTTGCTGCAACTGGATCCAGCTAAAGAAGTAGCGGTCGTCGAGATGGGCATGAATCACGCGGGCGAACTGACCGAGCTGGTGCATATCGCTGAACCGGATGTTGTCGTTTGCACCATGGTGGGGCGTGCTCACGTGGAATTCTTTGGCACGATCGAAAAGATCGCTGAAGCCAAAGAGGAAATCTATAATGCGGCTTCAGAAAAAACGGTTCGTATCTACAATTTGGACAATGAACAAACTCACAACATGTATGTGCGCGGGAAAGAAAAGTTTCCGCATTCCAAAATCATGACTTTCTCATCGGAAGATCCGAAAGCAGACGTGCATCTGATGATCAGTTCAATGAACATGAATGAGATCTTCATCAAAGGCATGATCGGCGGGGTTGAAGGTCAGGCACGTGTGCAGGTTTTCGGGGCACAGAATTTGACGAATTTGATGGCTGCCGCAGCCTTGGGACTTTCTGTAGGCATGACGCCGAACCAAGTTTGGGCGGGATTGCCTGAATGCAAAACGAACTGGGGACGCAATCAATTGGTTCATCTCAAGTCGGGAGCACAGATGATCTTTGATGCTTATAACGCCAACCCTGACAGCATGAAGGCCTTGATTGATAATGTGAAACTTCTGTCAGTGCCAGGAAAGAAAGTCGGCGTTTTTGGACAGATGCGCGAAATGGGTTCTGCGTCGGCCAACTTACACCAGGAGCTTGGTGAAAGAGTCGGCGCTGCAGGATTTGATAAAGTTTATTTCATCGGTGACGATGCGGAGGCCTTTACTCAAGGCCTTAAAAAAGTAGGTTACGGAAAACCTGCGATGATACAGAAAGATTTCACCGACGATGCTGGTAAAGACCTGGCGCTAACCTTGGCAAACGGGGATATCGCCGTCGTAAAGGCTTCGCGAGGAACGAAACTGGAACGTTTTGTCTTCCCGTGTGATCCACTGGATTTCTCTGAAAAGTCTTAA
- a CDS encoding TolB-like translocation protein: protein MHRMHLYVIFPILFLIMGCTMDASFSDFNSKNQLFLNFDESNAKVSAANYRSYEVKGSCAHIDETVTIRLGSFPEQTTVCQADGTFAVTFDLDGIQEGTIDLSANQAETQPKKISSDLKNIVVDITPPTVTVETPDNADNYSHSSLRARYPLTGTCSDAFNLVKVSSSLLQDYFAVCSVNLRWELVLDLSNETAPSIDYYIQHFDGAGNISLSTNVAIAFPQWHKISPDITATGVASIRLITQYGETGRLLLAAPLRNDDLVDLGILNYNNTGLTRLNPIQGQWGVDTARPIIAVPKYGRALYTHFAMNRAQLRELHSVKVDGTDDKVLMGPTSINPVGGVSSYILTPNQETIIAMGDNEAIDNEFHLYAIQVSTGTIKKLSGDFVSGGDVRDYLLTPDGSKVIFRADKDTDEGIDLYVVNIDGTGLRRLGTAMATSKSVLSGYRISSDSKWVVYRETQSFLSGSNAGSSVVNIETGEQISFATSSTGFIEAGLFSPNSKYIAYRVDRTTAGCYALEVYDLQLRTETEVSPPCPNASTDLYTFTWSPNSSQIAFGMATTASIADLYVNSPTGGNLVKLTGATALRNGLYQGFRDESILFNSQSDQIVFQADLSGVVNATTAAMKFDLYSVKVDGSEGPIKLTSNANAGVVKDYPLIELSPSGDRVAFVADLEVDAKYEMYLAALDGSSIRKLNPVIANAQGDVLTAAQTFFFDWPRNLVAMTLDRTIDLVYELHFADLSATASPSRHLPLPNILSGDVATVLVSENKTKILFRANPSVDGEMHLFVADADGSNVHRVTKDYPSGGGTLRSFIITADGAKVIYIADQDTAGVEELYVVNTSGGAPVKVSGAITDPEGDVTAFSYNEATGKIFYSGDFVTDTILDIYVVKTDGSAHLKLTPAYPHAVNILGWEVARDGSFVGLRWDYNIDEKYEVAKISAAGGAPVTLNASISNSFDLAGFRLSPNSAWICYWGPLSVSGRADARIANTSTPATNYLVAVGTNTVQMVQDCDFTEDSSYVIVKGDWLSDTRSSYKSFAIATQTLYSLNPGLAATAHTAWWSSLQEGANKRLITLSESSPEVYEIFSMNFDGTDLRKINASPYSGGQVNANNGQAVRILDDSDRTIVYSGLIDTVGTWDLYAVKWDGTQKRKLASLIPKADIYDFQVFPGSTRVYYRADNTKDGIMSLYSVNADGTGTKNHTPGLSGNTGAWVNYGVSNSHLFFTSDAYGSQILDLFVDPL from the coding sequence ATGCATAGGATGCACTTGTACGTCATTTTTCCTATTTTATTTTTAATCATGGGTTGCACCATGGATGCCTCTTTTTCTGATTTCAATAGTAAGAACCAACTGTTTTTGAATTTTGATGAAAGTAACGCGAAAGTTTCTGCGGCAAATTATCGTTCTTATGAAGTGAAAGGCAGCTGTGCCCACATCGATGAAACGGTGACCATCCGTTTGGGGTCATTTCCTGAGCAAACAACTGTATGTCAGGCTGATGGAACTTTTGCGGTGACCTTCGATCTTGATGGAATTCAGGAAGGCACCATTGACCTCAGTGCTAACCAAGCAGAAACTCAGCCTAAGAAAATCTCGTCCGATTTAAAAAACATTGTGGTGGATATCACGCCACCCACTGTGACTGTGGAAACGCCAGACAATGCGGATAACTATTCCCACTCATCTTTGCGAGCTCGCTATCCTTTGACGGGGACCTGTTCGGATGCTTTCAATCTTGTGAAAGTTTCCAGTTCGCTCTTACAAGATTATTTTGCCGTGTGTTCTGTGAATCTTCGCTGGGAGCTCGTTCTGGATCTTTCAAACGAGACGGCACCTTCAATTGACTACTATATTCAGCATTTTGATGGAGCAGGGAATATTTCACTTTCTACAAATGTAGCTATCGCTTTTCCGCAATGGCATAAGATCAGTCCTGACATTACTGCGACCGGTGTGGCCTCGATTCGTCTGATCACACAGTATGGCGAAACAGGGCGTCTTCTTCTTGCGGCTCCGCTGCGAAATGATGACCTCGTGGATCTGGGAATTCTAAATTACAACAACACCGGTCTAACGCGACTTAATCCTATTCAGGGGCAATGGGGAGTCGATACGGCTCGTCCGATCATTGCGGTTCCTAAGTACGGTCGTGCCCTGTACACCCATTTTGCCATGAATCGGGCGCAATTGCGTGAGCTTCATTCAGTCAAAGTCGATGGCACCGATGATAAGGTCCTTATGGGGCCGACGTCCATCAATCCGGTGGGTGGTGTTTCATCTTATATTCTGACTCCGAATCAGGAGACGATCATTGCGATGGGTGATAATGAAGCCATTGACAATGAATTTCATCTGTATGCCATTCAAGTGTCCACCGGCACAATTAAAAAGCTCAGTGGTGATTTTGTGAGTGGCGGAGATGTGCGGGATTATTTGCTAACTCCCGATGGCAGCAAAGTTATTTTCAGAGCCGATAAAGACACGGATGAAGGAATTGATCTTTACGTCGTGAATATTGATGGCACAGGCCTTCGTCGTTTAGGAACCGCAATGGCGACGAGTAAAAGTGTGCTGTCTGGATACCGCATCAGTTCTGATAGCAAATGGGTTGTTTACAGAGAAACACAGAGCTTTCTTTCTGGATCCAACGCCGGAAGTTCTGTTGTAAATATTGAAACCGGTGAGCAAATCAGTTTTGCCACTTCGTCGACGGGCTTTATTGAAGCAGGTCTTTTCAGTCCAAACTCTAAGTATATTGCCTACCGAGTGGATCGTACAACCGCTGGTTGTTATGCTCTTGAGGTTTATGATTTGCAACTTCGAACTGAGACGGAAGTGTCGCCTCCCTGTCCGAACGCAAGTACAGATTTATATACATTCACATGGTCTCCGAATTCCAGTCAGATTGCTTTTGGCATGGCAACCACTGCCAGCATTGCGGATCTTTATGTGAATTCACCCACAGGAGGCAATCTTGTGAAACTGACGGGTGCGACAGCTTTACGTAACGGCCTCTATCAGGGATTCCGTGATGAAAGTATTCTGTTTAACTCCCAAAGTGACCAGATTGTTTTTCAAGCCGATTTGTCGGGTGTAGTCAATGCAACGACTGCGGCGATGAAGTTTGATCTTTACAGTGTGAAGGTCGACGGATCTGAGGGGCCGATAAAACTCACCAGTAATGCCAATGCGGGGGTTGTGAAAGACTATCCGCTAATTGAACTCAGTCCCAGCGGAGATCGCGTGGCTTTTGTGGCTGATTTGGAAGTCGATGCAAAGTATGAGATGTATCTCGCGGCTTTGGATGGCAGCTCCATTCGCAAACTCAATCCGGTCATTGCAAATGCACAAGGGGATGTACTGACGGCAGCTCAAACATTCTTTTTCGACTGGCCTCGAAATCTTGTCGCGATGACCCTGGATCGAACTATCGATCTGGTTTATGAACTTCACTTTGCAGATTTGTCTGCGACAGCAAGTCCGTCCCGACATCTACCACTTCCCAATATTCTTTCGGGGGATGTGGCCACGGTTTTGGTTTCGGAAAATAAAACAAAGATTTTGTTCCGAGCCAACCCCAGCGTCGATGGTGAAATGCATCTTTTTGTCGCGGATGCCGATGGCAGCAATGTGCATCGCGTGACCAAAGACTATCCATCGGGAGGAGGGACGTTACGCAGTTTCATAATCACCGCTGATGGGGCAAAGGTGATTTACATCGCAGACCAGGACACCGCGGGTGTTGAAGAACTTTATGTGGTGAATACATCAGGGGGAGCGCCTGTGAAAGTCAGTGGCGCTATCACAGATCCTGAAGGGGATGTGACTGCTTTTAGTTATAATGAAGCTACGGGCAAAATTTTTTATTCCGGTGATTTTGTAACCGATACGATACTGGATATTTATGTTGTTAAAACAGATGGAAGTGCTCATCTGAAGCTCACTCCTGCCTACCCCCATGCTGTGAATATTTTAGGCTGGGAAGTGGCTCGTGACGGAAGCTTCGTGGGCTTGCGTTGGGATTATAATATCGATGAGAAGTATGAAGTCGCAAAAATCAGTGCGGCGGGGGGAGCTCCCGTAACTCTGAATGCCAGTATTTCAAATTCCTTCGATCTGGCGGGATTTCGTCTTTCTCCGAATTCGGCATGGATTTGTTATTGGGGACCGCTGTCAGTTTCGGGCCGTGCGGATGCTAGAATTGCCAACACCAGCACACCAGCAACCAATTATCTGGTTGCTGTGGGAACTAATACGGTTCAAATGGTTCAAGACTGTGATTTTACCGAGGACTCTAGTTATGTCATCGTGAAAGGGGATTGGCTCTCTGATACACGCAGCAGTTACAAGTCCTTCGCGATTGCGACTCAGACGCTTTATTCATTGAATCCGGGGCTTGCAGCGACAGCACACACAGCTTGGTGGTCGAGCTTGCAAGAGGGCGCGAATAAACGACTGATCACTTTGAGTGAATCATCCCCCGAAGTTTATGAGATTTTCAGTATGAATTTTGATGGAACGGATCTGCGTAAGATTAATGCCAGTCCATATTCGGGGGGGCAGGTGAACGCCAACAATGGTCAAGCGGTGCGAATCCTGGATGACTCAGACAGGACAATTGTTTATTCAGGCCTGATTGACACTGTGGGCACCTGGGATCTTTATGCAGTGAAGTGGGACGGAACCCAAAAGCGAAAACTTGCGTCACTTATTCCAAAAGCAGACATTTATGACTTCCAAGTCTTCCCAGGTTCCACCCGTGTCTACTATCGAGCAGACAATACGAAGGATGGCATCATGAGTCTTTATTCTGTCAATGCCGATGGAACGGGAACTAAGAATCACACGCCGGGACTGAGTGGGAACACGGGCGCCTGGGTCAACTATGGTGTTTCAAATTCCCATTTGTTTTTTACCAGTGACGCCTATGGCAGTCAGATTTTGGATCTTTTTGTGGACCCTTTGTAG
- a CDS encoding C1 family peptidase, with protein sequence MIKEINSTLKVLILKTMLLVFAISVFHFETQAAQKCSNALFDAVPIGALRPEFDHTVRYTKEIPQSRITNQCNLGTCHLYSWSNHLEANYLRRTGKEIRLSADYLSYIHFFASSIAALSRTNKDVKLSLGASSIKSFELIKQYGLRPESSFNIGPEFKAGVPSARANAMIENYIARVQLELSKIQDPTKKQKAFVRRVQELDSLFKEMFGDLPNNFQVEGKTYNARTFTQEFFPELKEKIAVYQVQHRAKEKYQKVQETNTQEVYDIDRRAMDELIISQIDQGKNVYLSYEHKHELVDKPTGIMSIEAFNIPIKMLPLPLNRRQQFKLDDGGHAVQIVGYELNPFTKELVKVKIKNSWGEKNGDAGYFHMYRDYLHTFVKSVVTLP encoded by the coding sequence ATGATTAAAGAAATCAATTCGACATTGAAAGTTCTGATTCTCAAGACAATGCTATTGGTTTTTGCCATTTCTGTGTTTCATTTTGAAACACAGGCGGCACAAAAATGCTCTAATGCTTTGTTTGACGCTGTCCCAATCGGGGCGCTTCGTCCAGAGTTTGATCACACAGTTCGGTATACCAAAGAGATACCGCAGTCCCGCATAACCAACCAGTGCAACCTGGGAACCTGTCACCTATATTCTTGGAGCAATCACTTAGAGGCAAACTACCTGCGCCGAACCGGGAAAGAGATTCGTCTTTCTGCTGATTATCTTTCATATATACATTTCTTCGCGAGCTCAATAGCGGCTTTGTCTCGAACCAATAAAGATGTGAAGTTAAGTCTCGGTGCGAGCTCGATTAAATCATTTGAATTGATAAAACAATATGGCCTGCGCCCCGAATCCTCCTTTAACATCGGACCGGAATTCAAGGCGGGTGTCCCGAGTGCTCGCGCCAACGCGATGATCGAAAACTATATTGCCAGAGTGCAGCTGGAACTCTCCAAAATTCAGGATCCGACCAAAAAGCAAAAGGCCTTTGTTCGCAGAGTTCAAGAATTGGATTCGCTGTTTAAAGAAATGTTCGGGGACCTTCCAAATAATTTTCAAGTGGAGGGCAAGACCTATAATGCCAGAACTTTCACTCAGGAGTTCTTTCCTGAATTAAAAGAGAAAATCGCGGTCTATCAAGTTCAGCATCGTGCCAAAGAGAAATATCAAAAGGTGCAGGAGACCAACACTCAAGAGGTCTATGATATTGATCGAAGGGCCATGGACGAGCTTATCATTAGCCAAATTGATCAAGGGAAGAACGTCTATCTTTCTTACGAGCACAAGCATGAGCTCGTGGATAAGCCCACAGGAATTATGTCTATTGAGGCTTTCAATATTCCGATCAAAATGCTTCCCCTTCCTCTGAATCGTCGCCAGCAGTTCAAGTTGGATGACGGAGGACATGCTGTTCAGATCGTCGGCTATGAGCTGAATCCCTTCACAAAAGAACTCGTGAAGGTTAAAATTAAAAATAGCTGGGGTGAAAAAAACGGGGATGCCGGATACTTCCATATGTACAGAGACTATCTGCACACATTTGTGAAGAGCGTGGTTACACTCCCTTAG
- a CDS encoding substrate-binding periplasmic protein → MSLIFLVMTATGGFSNNTHAAAPLRVVVYCDDAYQPYSYADKHRNPQGIYTEIMKRAFKEMKGYQVSIKPLPWPRAMKALEQREVFAVYPPYYRPLERPFIKDYSTPILKETVVVYALKDSANKNKRNWPGDWFGHTVGIFTGTMDIAGREFGEAVKNKKIKIQESNNNEQNLRNLITKKTDAYVNDRNAILYTLKTLKQHGEWPKNAPELEEVAVVSEEDGYLAFSMDDKKFPYKKDFIKEFNAAISKMKQNHEIEKITKDYLSKIDTAPDK, encoded by the coding sequence ATGAGCTTAATCTTTTTGGTAATGACTGCCACTGGCGGCTTTTCCAATAACACACATGCCGCCGCCCCTCTTAGGGTTGTCGTCTATTGTGATGATGCTTATCAACCCTATTCCTATGCTGACAAACATAGAAACCCACAAGGAATCTATACTGAAATCATGAAAAGGGCCTTCAAAGAGATGAAGGGCTACCAAGTCTCGATTAAGCCTTTGCCCTGGCCACGAGCTATGAAGGCTCTTGAACAGCGCGAAGTTTTTGCTGTCTATCCACCCTATTATCGTCCGCTGGAGCGTCCTTTCATCAAAGACTATTCAACACCCATCCTTAAAGAAACGGTTGTTGTGTATGCATTGAAAGATTCCGCAAATAAAAACAAACGAAATTGGCCCGGCGATTGGTTTGGACATACCGTTGGTATTTTCACAGGCACGATGGATATCGCGGGTAGAGAGTTTGGCGAAGCCGTTAAGAATAAAAAAATTAAGATCCAAGAATCCAACAATAACGAACAAAATTTGCGCAACTTAATTACCAAAAAAACCGACGCCTACGTCAATGATCGCAATGCAATTTTGTACACTTTAAAAACCTTAAAACAGCATGGTGAGTGGCCGAAAAATGCCCCCGAATTGGAAGAAGTCGCAGTGGTCTCTGAAGAAGATGGCTACCTGGCCTTCAGCATGGATGATAAAAAGTTTCCTTATAAAAAGGATTTTATCAAAGAGTTCAACGCGGCTATTTCCAAAATGAAACAAAACCATGAAATCGAGAAAATCACCAAAGACTATTTAAGCAAGATCGACACCGCTCCAGACAAATAA
- a CDS encoding alpha/beta hydrolase, whose product MRQLGKIHCQEINHDDNAPWVIFFHGYGADANDLKSLGDVIPTKKTYNWLFPNGPLEVPIGPGWTGRAWWNIDMMEIQRAMETGTHRDFSNDTPKGFEKSRDLAMEMIRQLKVPWNQIILGGFSQGAMLATELYLRAPETPKGLVIMSGTLVCQDQWKQLIPARAGQKFFQSHGEADQVLGFKQAQKLETLLNQNGMKGSLLGFRGGHEIPQQVVTKIGQYINDLG is encoded by the coding sequence ATGAGACAACTCGGAAAAATACATTGCCAAGAAATTAATCACGACGATAATGCGCCCTGGGTCATCTTCTTCCATGGTTATGGAGCCGATGCCAATGACCTCAAATCTTTGGGTGATGTCATCCCCACTAAGAAAACCTACAACTGGCTTTTCCCTAATGGCCCCCTTGAAGTCCCCATTGGCCCAGGCTGGACCGGTCGCGCTTGGTGGAACATCGACATGATGGAGATTCAACGCGCAATGGAAACGGGAACTCACCGTGACTTCAGCAATGACACGCCGAAGGGATTTGAAAAGTCTCGCGATCTTGCAATGGAAATGATTCGTCAGCTGAAAGTTCCTTGGAATCAAATTATTCTTGGCGGCTTTAGCCAAGGGGCCATGCTGGCCACAGAACTTTATTTGCGTGCGCCTGAAACTCCGAAGGGTCTTGTCATCATGTCAGGAACTTTGGTTTGCCAAGACCAATGGAAACAACTGATCCCGGCCCGTGCAGGTCAAAAGTTTTTCCAAAGCCATGGTGAAGCCGATCAAGTTTTGGGCTTTAAACAGGCACAGAAACTAGAAACGCTTTTAAATCAAAATGGCATGAAGGGCTCTTTGCTGGGATTCCGTGGTGGCCATGAGATTCCTCAGCAGGTTGTCACCAAGATCGGCCAATATATTAACGACTTGGGATAA
- the mraY gene encoding phospho-N-acetylmuramoyl-pentapeptide-transferase, producing MLYQWLYSMADQFSPLNVFRYITVRTFIAFFTSFLLCWMWGPYFIKRLQMKHFGQSIRDDGPQTHKKKAGTPTMGGGLILLSTLIPCLLWVDMMNPLVWAVLIITWGFGFIGYMDDWLKVSKKNSKGLSGKIRLAGEFLISGAVVAYLVQYHNLSTSVTIPFVKSLSFDLGYFYIVFAALVVVGTANAVNLTDGLDGLAIVPVMISAATLGLFAYVTGHFSIASYLQIHHVVGAGELAPVAATIVAAGMGFLWFNAYPAQVFMGDVGSLSLGGFLGSMAVITQNELLMVVLGGVFVVEALSVITQVISFKLTGKRVFKMAPIHHHFELAGLTETKIIVRFWIISILLAVLSLATLKLR from the coding sequence ATGCTTTATCAATGGCTTTATTCGATGGCAGATCAGTTTTCTCCGTTGAATGTATTTCGCTATATCACAGTTAGAACATTTATCGCCTTTTTCACATCTTTCCTTCTTTGCTGGATGTGGGGACCTTACTTCATCAAGCGTTTGCAGATGAAGCACTTCGGTCAGTCGATTCGTGACGACGGCCCTCAGACACATAAGAAAAAAGCGGGCACGCCAACAATGGGTGGTGGTTTGATTCTTCTATCCACTTTGATTCCATGTTTGTTGTGGGTGGACATGATGAACCCATTGGTGTGGGCTGTTCTGATTATCACTTGGGGCTTTGGATTCATCGGGTACATGGATGATTGGCTCAAAGTCAGTAAGAAGAACTCCAAAGGTCTTTCTGGAAAAATTCGTCTTGCTGGCGAGTTCTTGATCAGCGGTGCCGTGGTTGCCTACCTGGTTCAATATCACAATCTGAGCACTTCAGTGACGATTCCCTTCGTTAAATCTTTGTCGTTCGATCTTGGTTATTTCTATATCGTGTTCGCAGCCTTGGTAGTGGTCGGAACTGCGAATGCCGTGAATTTAACAGACGGCTTGGACGGACTTGCGATTGTGCCGGTGATGATCTCGGCAGCGACTTTGGGTTTGTTTGCTTATGTCACAGGTCACTTTTCTATTGCGAGCTATTTGCAAATCCATCACGTGGTGGGTGCCGGGGAGTTGGCTCCCGTGGCAGCGACGATCGTTGCCGCAGGTATGGGCTTCTTGTGGTTCAATGCCTACCCAGCGCAAGTTTTCATGGGTGACGTGGGCTCTTTGTCTTTGGGTGGATTTCTGGGATCAATGGCCGTCATCACTCAGAATGAGTTGTTGATGGTAGTACTGGGCGGGGTTTTCGTGGTCGAAGCTCTTTCTGTGATCACACAAGTTATTTCCTTTAAACTCACAGGGAAGAGAGTTTTCAAGATGGCACCAATTCATCATCACTTTGAATTGGCGGGCCTGACAGAGACGAAGATCATCGTTCGTTTCTGGATTATTTCTATTTTATTGGCTGTTCTAAGTTTGGCGACTCTCAAGTTGAGGTAA
- a CDS encoding DMT family transporter: MNMYLILPVLTGITIVSQAMLNRAASATLGLTSTVFINGIVFFAACTLFWLLVKAGLIPLSGSLGAQPLENLGWKNIIPGLCGVVIVVATPLALMHLGAALTFSIVIATQLILGMLIDVTLQGKPLTWPLATGAIMMFLGCLLILNADKLQR; the protein is encoded by the coding sequence ATGAATATGTACCTCATCCTTCCAGTTCTGACCGGCATTACCATTGTTTCTCAGGCCATGCTCAATCGCGCCGCATCTGCCACATTGGGTTTAACGTCGACTGTGTTTATTAATGGAATTGTTTTCTTTGCAGCCTGCACTTTATTTTGGCTCTTAGTGAAAGCAGGCCTTATTCCCTTGAGCGGTTCTTTGGGAGCACAGCCTCTTGAAAATTTGGGCTGGAAAAATATCATCCCTGGATTATGTGGAGTTGTGATTGTCGTGGCAACACCCCTGGCATTGATGCACTTGGGGGCCGCCTTAACATTCAGTATTGTAATTGCCACACAATTGATTTTAGGAATGCTTATTGATGTGACCTTGCAGGGAAAGCCACTAACGTGGCCTCTGGCGACTGGAGCCATCATGATGTTTTTAGGATGTTTGCTGATTCTGAACGCCGATAAACTTCAGAGGTAA
- a CDS encoding UDP-N-acetylmuramoyl-L-alanyl-D-glutamate--2,6-diaminopimelate ligase has translation MNLQHLFSALAGVPENVFNHLEVSGLFNDARKVIPGSVFVAIRGVKVDGHSFIPDAISKGVLALVVEDKSKVPDSFKGVVFAVPNTREALDILAARYYGDPAQELFCVGVTGTNGKTSVTYMTEAIFNFGKIPTGVIGTVNHHLGDKVWASDMTTPDPIFLQKRLREFRDEGAKAVAMEVSSHALDQHRVDSIPFNSVIFTNLTRDHLDYHQTMENYFEAKQKLFTDLLWRTTKVPSFAIINTDDKLGRRLKVADPAILWTYGSKDADFRYKMKRMDFALSHFHVDTPLGSAEIHLPMSGVHNVMNSLAALAAGMSAGIQLAMCCEALSSFTGVPGRLQSVPNAKNVSVFVDYAHSPDALENVLTALTKVRENLKAHSRIWTVFGCGGDRDKGKRPLMAQMALKYSDEVVITSDNPRTEDPQAIINDILAGVSDKNKARVILDRKDAILETLHKVREGDVVLIAGKGHEDYQIIGTEKIPFSDVKIAEQALQSRK, from the coding sequence ATGAACCTACAGCATCTTTTTTCAGCCTTAGCAGGAGTCCCAGAGAACGTTTTCAATCACTTGGAAGTGAGTGGACTCTTTAATGATGCGCGCAAGGTGATTCCTGGCTCTGTTTTCGTGGCAATTCGCGGAGTGAAGGTCGATGGCCACAGTTTTATCCCCGATGCGATTTCCAAGGGGGTGCTGGCTTTGGTTGTGGAAGACAAAAGCAAAGTCCCTGACTCCTTCAAAGGCGTTGTTTTTGCGGTTCCCAATACCCGTGAGGCTTTGGATATTTTAGCAGCTCGTTATTATGGTGATCCCGCTCAAGAGCTTTTCTGTGTGGGTGTTACAGGAACCAATGGAAAAACTTCGGTCACATATATGACGGAAGCCATTTTTAATTTCGGTAAAATTCCTACCGGAGTTATCGGAACAGTGAACCATCATCTTGGTGACAAGGTGTGGGCTTCCGACATGACAACCCCTGATCCTATTTTCTTGCAAAAGCGATTGCGTGAGTTCCGTGATGAAGGAGCTAAGGCCGTCGCCATGGAAGTTTCCTCTCATGCATTGGATCAGCATCGCGTCGACAGTATTCCCTTTAATTCGGTGATCTTTACAAATTTGACTCGAGATCATTTGGACTATCATCAAACGATGGAAAACTATTTCGAGGCGAAGCAAAAGCTCTTCACCGATCTTTTGTGGAGAACAACGAAAGTTCCTTCCTTTGCGATCATTAATACGGACGATAAATTAGGCCGTCGTTTGAAAGTGGCAGATCCGGCTATTCTTTGGACCTATGGTTCGAAGGATGCGGACTTCCGCTATAAAATGAAGCGCATGGATTTCGCCTTGTCGCATTTCCATGTCGACACCCCGTTGGGATCGGCAGAGATTCATTTGCCGATGTCTGGTGTTCATAACGTGATGAACTCTTTGGCGGCTTTGGCGGCAGGGATGTCGGCGGGAATTCAGTTAGCGATGTGTTGTGAAGCTCTTTCAAGTTTCACTGGGGTGCCGGGGCGGTTGCAGTCGGTTCCTAACGCTAAAAATGTTTCTGTCTTTGTGGACTACGCTCATTCACCGGATGCTCTTGAAAATGTTCTGACGGCCTTGACGAAGGTTCGAGAGAATCTGAAGGCGCATTCGCGCATCTGGACAGTCTTTGGCTGCGGCGGCGATCGCGATAAGGGCAAACGCCCTTTGATGGCGCAAATGGCTTTAAAATATTCAGATGAAGTGGTGATCACCTCCGACAATCCTCGCACCGAAGATCCGCAGGCGATCATCAATGATATTTTGGCGGGTGTGAGTGATAAAAATAAGGCGCGCGTGATTCTGGATCGCAAAGATGCGATTCTGGAAACCTTGCACAAAGTGCGAGAAGGCGATGTTGTTCTGATTGCGGGTAAAGGTCATGAAGACTACCAAATCATTGGAACCGAAAAAATTCCATTCAGTGACGTGAAGATTGCAGAACAAGCTTTGCAATCTCGAAAATAG